In a genomic window of Paracoccaceae bacterium:
- a CDS encoding flagellar basal body-associated FliL family protein: MKKLLPIIMLLIGSGAGVGAGIFMRPPPTAVDQENAMIDPIGSEQELDEVEASANIPGAASSAEGMEYVKLPNQFVVPLVEKDRISAMVVMALSVEVAAGASTEVIDKEPKLRDEFLRVLFDYATIGGFSGSFINNENLDVLRSDLREAAKRVMGSDVANDVLIFEIARQDY; this comes from the coding sequence ATGAAGAAATTATTACCTATTATCATGCTCTTGATCGGATCTGGTGCTGGCGTGGGGGCTGGGATTTTTATGCGACCTCCCCCAACGGCAGTTGATCAAGAAAATGCGATGATAGATCCGATAGGATCTGAGCAAGAGCTCGACGAGGTTGAAGCTTCTGCAAATATACCTGGCGCTGCGAGTTCCGCAGAAGGTATGGAATATGTAAAACTGCCGAACCAATTTGTCGTGCCGTTAGTTGAAAAAGATCGGATTTCCGCCATGGTCGTAATGGCGCTTAGTGTGGAAGTCGCTGCCGGAGCTTCAACAGAAGTAATTGATAAGGAACCAAAGTTGCGGGACGAGTTTCTGCGCGTTCTCTTTGACTATGCAACTATTGGAGGATTTTCCGGATCATTCATCAACAACGAAAATCTTGACGTCCTTAGAAGTGATTTGCGAGAAGCTGCGAAAAGGGTAATGGGATCAGATGTGGCAAACGACGTTCTCATTTTTGAAATTGCTCGGCAAGACTATTGA
- the flgH gene encoding flagellar basal body L-ring protein FlgH, with amino-acid sequence MKIRSYSTVLCLVLITACGRSDHIGKAPSFTSPRGTNEHNAMLSPGLPLRADAQGPTEQASLWSGARQSLLGDRRAVQQGDILTVVIEIDEEAEISNATDRSRSGSESLSISGLFGLPQRIDERLPEGASSAQAVGINSNSSSAGDGSVKRNEKLTLRVAATIVDVLPNGVLSIAGSQELRVNFEMRELLVTGYVRPEDISRQNEITYDKIATARVSYGGRGQISDVQQPRLGQQVLDAVLPF; translated from the coding sequence ATGAAAATTCGAAGCTATTCTACAGTACTTTGTTTGGTTTTGATAACCGCTTGCGGTCGTTCTGATCATATTGGCAAAGCACCATCTTTCACCTCTCCTAGGGGAACAAATGAGCATAACGCGATGCTCTCACCAGGACTGCCGTTGCGCGCTGACGCGCAAGGCCCAACTGAGCAAGCGTCTCTCTGGTCTGGTGCGCGTCAATCGCTGTTGGGCGACAGGCGAGCTGTGCAGCAAGGCGATATACTTACTGTTGTTATTGAAATTGACGAAGAGGCTGAAATTTCAAATGCGACCGACCGATCCCGATCAGGTTCGGAAAGTCTAAGTATCTCCGGACTCTTTGGTTTGCCGCAGCGGATTGATGAGCGATTGCCAGAAGGCGCGTCCTCGGCACAGGCGGTCGGAATCAACTCGAACAGCAGTTCTGCGGGAGATGGGTCAGTCAAGAGAAATGAAAAACTTACCCTCAGAGTGGCGGCAACTATTGTGGATGTATTGCCCAATGGCGTGCTTTCGATCGCAGGCAGTCAAGAGCTACGTGTTAATTTTGAAATGCGAGAACTGCTTGTTACCGGTTACGTTCGACCCGAGGATATATCCCGCCAAAACGAAATCACTTACGATAAAATTGCGACAGCTCGTGTCTCTTACGGTGGCCGCGGGCAAATATCTGATGTCCAGCAACCTCGCCTTGGTCAGCAAGTTCTTGATGCAGTGTTGCCCTTTTAG
- the flgA gene encoding flagellar basal body P-ring formation chaperone FlgA, with protein sequence MIRFILPFLMMCIGADVLAESVVPTRTIRANAIISELDVTTKAGLTKNGFDRTLDVVGQEAKTTLYAGRPILFDDVGPPALVTRNQIVMLRFETAGLSITTEGRSLERGGIGDRVRIMNMDSRATLFGHIQADGSVHVKD encoded by the coding sequence ATGATACGTTTCATACTTCCTTTCTTGATGATGTGTATTGGCGCTGACGTTTTGGCAGAGTCGGTTGTCCCGACACGGACAATCCGGGCAAATGCAATCATTAGTGAGCTTGATGTGACAACAAAGGCAGGTCTGACGAAAAATGGTTTTGATCGGACATTGGACGTAGTTGGTCAAGAGGCGAAAACGACCCTATATGCGGGCCGTCCAATACTTTTTGATGACGTTGGACCGCCCGCCTTGGTGACGCGCAATCAAATTGTCATGCTTCGTTTCGAAACCGCAGGCCTTTCGATCACAACGGAAGGACGATCCTTGGAAAGAGGCGGGATCGGTGACCGCGTTCGAATTATGAACATGGATTCCCGAGCGACGCTGTTTGGGCATATTCAAGCCGACGGCTCTGTACACGTTAAAGACTAG
- the flgG gene encoding flagellar basal-body rod protein FlgG yields the protein MRALKIAATGMSAQQMRVETISNNLSNMSTTGYNARRAEFADLHYQQLTRPGTISATDGTVMPTGVQLGLGVRPAAISVQLQQGSLSATGGDLDLAIEGQGYLEVTLPSGLSAYTRDGGLKRTGEGLIVTSDGFPVEPQIVIPDDARSVSINASGEVYAYFADAPEAQLLGQFNMAGFANSKGLEALGSNLFVETEASGPSLVSTPGEDGLGTVRQGYLEDSSVDAVREITELIEAQRGYEMNAKVISAADQMLGATTQIR from the coding sequence ATGCGCGCCCTGAAAATCGCTGCTACCGGAATGAGTGCCCAGCAAATGCGGGTCGAAACGATTTCGAACAACCTGTCGAACATGAGCACTACTGGATATAATGCCCGGCGGGCTGAGTTTGCAGACTTGCATTATCAGCAGCTTACCCGCCCCGGGACAATTAGCGCCACCGATGGCACGGTGATGCCAACGGGTGTCCAGTTGGGGCTCGGTGTTAGACCCGCCGCAATATCCGTTCAGTTGCAACAAGGCTCTCTCAGCGCCACTGGCGGTGATTTGGACCTGGCAATCGAAGGCCAGGGCTATTTGGAGGTCACACTTCCCTCTGGGCTATCCGCATATACGCGTGATGGGGGGTTAAAAAGAACGGGCGAAGGTTTGATCGTCACGTCCGATGGGTTTCCCGTCGAGCCGCAAATTGTCATTCCGGATGATGCTCGAAGTGTTTCGATCAATGCTTCGGGCGAAGTTTACGCCTATTTCGCAGACGCTCCTGAAGCCCAATTGTTGGGTCAATTCAACATGGCAGGATTTGCGAACTCAAAAGGCCTAGAGGCTCTGGGAAGCAACCTGTTTGTTGAAACGGAAGCGTCCGGACCATCACTTGTTTCGACCCCGGGAGAGGATGGCCTTGGCACAGTGCGTCAGGGTTATTTGGAAGATAGTTCAGTTGATGCAGTACGCGAGATAACCGAACTGATCGAAGCCCAACGAGGATACGAAATGAATGCAAAAGTAATCTCTGCGGCTGATCAGATGTTGGGCGCAACGACGCAAATCCGATGA
- a CDS encoding flagellar hook-basal body complex protein: MENTGYTTLTRQAGLMREMRIVANNIANTATSGYRQEGLVFSEFVKAVDGGSSLSMGQGNVRHTSFQQGALTQTGGTFDFAIEGEGFFLVETPSGERLTRSGAFSPNAEGDLVTFDGYRVLDAGGAPVFVPPGAADVAVSSDGTISSEGNPIGQIGVVQPLNAREMIREDGVMFRADDGYEPAENARVLQRFVENSNVDAITQITRMIEVQRAYELGASFLDAEDQRVRQALKALSQ, translated from the coding sequence ATGGAAAACACTGGATACACCACACTAACGCGGCAAGCAGGCCTGATGCGGGAAATGCGGATAGTGGCAAATAACATCGCAAATACAGCCACTTCCGGGTATCGGCAAGAAGGATTGGTCTTTTCTGAATTTGTGAAGGCCGTTGATGGTGGATCAAGCCTGTCGATGGGGCAGGGCAACGTGCGCCACACTTCTTTTCAGCAAGGTGCATTGACCCAAACCGGTGGTACGTTTGACTTCGCCATCGAGGGGGAAGGGTTTTTTCTGGTGGAAACACCATCAGGGGAAAGACTGACAAGGTCAGGTGCTTTTTCACCTAACGCCGAGGGCGACTTGGTAACGTTTGACGGATATCGCGTTCTGGATGCTGGCGGTGCTCCAGTATTTGTTCCGCCGGGTGCGGCGGATGTTGCCGTTTCATCGGACGGGACGATTTCCAGTGAAGGGAATCCAATTGGACAAATCGGCGTTGTGCAACCACTGAACGCACGGGAGATGATCCGCGAGGATGGCGTCATGTTCCGCGCTGATGACGGGTACGAACCAGCTGAAAACGCGCGCGTGTTGCAGCGGTTTGTTGAGAATTCCAATGTCGATGCCATCACGCAGATCACGCGCATGATTGAAGTGCAACGGGCCTACGAATTGGGCGCCAGCTTTCTGGACGCAGAAGACCAACGTGTGCGTCAAGCATTGAAAGCACTGTCACAGTAA
- a CDS encoding flagellar biosynthetic protein FliQ has product MLDEVIFFDTLRQGLWISVIISLPILTAALITGVSIGLVQALTSIQEMTLTFVPKLAAIVIVFWISMGFMTQTLVSFFHNRIIPLITGG; this is encoded by the coding sequence ACGAGGTTATCTTCTTTGACACACTGCGGCAGGGTCTATGGATTTCTGTGATTATTTCGCTGCCGATCTTGACGGCCGCACTCATCACCGGGGTGTCCATCGGGTTGGTTCAGGCTCTGACTTCAATACAGGAGATGACCTTAACGTTTGTTCCGAAACTTGCCGCCATTGTTATCGTTTTCTGGATTTCGATGGGCTTCATGACGCAGACGCTCGTGTCATTCTTCCACAACCGCATCATTCCACTGATTACTGGAGGTTAA